The following are encoded together in the Juglans microcarpa x Juglans regia isolate MS1-56 chromosome 2D, Jm3101_v1.0, whole genome shotgun sequence genome:
- the LOC121249926 gene encoding protein ACTIVITY OF BC1 COMPLEX KINASE 7, chloroplastic, whose product MAAILASNSCYCLDMQSINQGRTLDNLSFSSTISVHNFLKYGGPSRNPPGTDKFQVEMKQTEYPSRLVNNGRAVKMVPASEVVKRKTPSKNKLDIVNGSRQIVEGAKAVRRQPTAALVKTPKVRKSKELPPAEELKVLPSDEGFSWANENYNSLQRTIDVWSFVISLRFRVLFSNEKWAYLGGFTDDKQKNRRQKTASWLRECVLQLGPTFIKLGQLSSTRSDLFPREFVDELAKLQDRVPAFSPEKAKGFIESELGAPIDIVFKEFEDRPIAAASLGQVHRAILHNGEKVVVKVQRPGLKKLFDIDLRNLKLIAEYFQRSETFGGPTRDWIGIYEECATILYQEIDYINEGKNADRFRRDFRNIKWVRVPLVYWDYTASKVLTLEYVPGIKINQLDMLDSRGYNRSRISSRAIESYLIQILKTGFFHADPHPGNLAIDVDETLIYYDFGMMGEIKSFTRERLLELFYAVYEQDAKKVIQSLVDLGALQPTGDMSSVRRSVQFFLDNSLSQTPDQQQTLAAIGEDLFAIAQDQPFRFPSTFTFVLRAFSTLEGIGYILDPKFSFVKIAAPYAQELLDLKQKQQSGTQLVQEIRKQADDARTSTMSMPSRVQRIEEFVKQLESGDLKLRVRVLESERAARKATIIQMATMYTVLGGTLLNLGVTFSSQGSQVIANGSFIGSGIFMALFFRSMQRVKKLDKFEEMI is encoded by the exons AATATCCCTCAAGATTAGTTAACAATGGACGAGCCGTTAAAATGGTACCAGCAAGCGAAGTAGTGAAAAGGAAAACcccatccaaaaataaattagacattGTAAATGGTTCAAGGCAGATAGTTGAGGGAGCGAAAGCAGTTAGAAGACAACCTACAGCTGCCCTGGTGAAAACTCCAAAGGTTAGGAAATCTAAAGAACTTCCACCCGCGGAGGAGCTGAAGGTTTTGCCCTCGGATGAAGGTTTCAGTTGGGCCAATGAAAATTATAACTCCTTGCAAAGGACTATAGACGTTTGGTCTTTTGTTATCTCTCTGCGTTTTCGTGTTCTGTTCAGCAATGAAAAATGGGCATATTTGGGAGGCTTCACAGATGATAAGCAG AAAAACAGAAGGCAAAAAACAGCTTCATGGCTCCGGGAGTGTGTGTTGCAGCTTGGTCCAACATTTATTAAACTTGGGCAGTTGTCTTCAACAAGGTCAGATCTATTTCCGCGTGAATTTGTAGATGAGCTCGCAAAGTTGCAG GACAGGGTCCCTGCCTTCTCACCAGAGAAAGCAAAAGGCTTCATTGAGAGTGAACTCGGAGCTCCTATAGATATAGTGTTTAAGGAGTTTGAGGACCGTCCAATTGCTGCTGCTAGTCTTGGTCAG GTCCACCGGGCTATCCTGCATAATGGGGAGAAAGTAGTGGTGAAAGTTCAGAGACCTGGTCTCAAGAAGCTTTTCGACATCGACTTAC GAAATCTAAAGCTAATTGCAGAGTATTTTCAGAGAAGTGAAACTTTTGGTGGTCCAACAAGAGATTGGATTGGCATATATGAAGAATGTGCCAC GATTTTGTATCAAGAAATTGATTATATTAATGAAGGGAAGAATGCAGATAGATTCCGCCGAGATTTTCGAAATATAAAATGGGTCCGAGTACCT CTGGTTTACTGGGATTATACAGCCTCAAAGGTGTTGACATTAGAGTATGTTCCAG GGATTAAGATAAATCAGTTGGATATGCTTGATTCACGGGGTTATAACAGGTCTCGAATATCATCACGTGCTATTGAGTCATACTTAATTCAG ATACTAAAAACCGGTTTCTTTCATGCCGATCCGCATCCTGGAAATCTTGCTATCGATGTTGACGAAACACTCATCTACTATGATTTTGGTATGATGGGAGAAATCAAATCTTTCACTCGGGAGAGATTGCTTGAACTTTTCTATGCTGTTTATGAGCAAGATGCAAAGAAG GTTATTCAAAGCCTTGTAGATCTTGGAGCACTTCAGCCCACAGGAGACATGTCATCT GTTAGGAGATCTGTGCAGTTTTTCTTGGATAATTCGTTAAGTCAGACACCAGATCAGCAGCAGACTTTGGCTGCAATTGGGGAG GATTTATTTGCCATAGCACAAGATCAGCCTTTCCGGTTTCCATCCACCTTTACCTTTGTCTTAAGAGCATTTTCAACCCTTGAAG GTATAGGATACATCCTTGATCCAAAATTTTCCTTTGTAAAGATCGCTGCTCCTTATGCACAG GAGCTTTTAGATCTAAAACAGAAGCAGCAGTCTGGGACACAACTTGTGCAGGAAATAAGGAAACAGGCTGATGAT GCCAGAACATCTACCATGTCCATGCCATCTAGAGTTCAGCGGATAGAAGAATTTGTGAAACAGCTCGAGTCAGGAGACTTGAAGCTTCGAGTCCGAGTGCTTGAG TCTGAAAGAGCCGCTCGGAAAGCAACAATTATACAAATGGCAACTATGTATACAGTATTAGGAGGTACCCTGCTAAACCTTGGGGTCACGTTCAGCTCTCAAGGCAGTCAAGTGATTGCAAATGGATCGTTCATTGGTTCAG GAATTTTTATGGCACTGTTTTTTAGGTCCATGCAAAGGGTGAAGAAGCTTGATAAATTTGAGGAGATGATATAA